One Microcebus murinus isolate Inina chromosome 10, M.murinus_Inina_mat1.0, whole genome shotgun sequence DNA segment encodes these proteins:
- the LOC105866290 gene encoding NKG2-C type II integral membrane protein-like isoform X2, with protein MKNQRVNLAKDPKRQQRKSKGGKSSISVTEQEIAQVELNLQNATLGLSGKEKICYYKLSLLPPEKLTAEILAVICVVLVGSVLKMVLIALIPFTVIKKQDNSFQNVKTQKAYDCGRCPEEWFTYSTNCYYISKEFKTWDESLIACASKSSSLLYIDDEEEMNRGNIIW; from the exons ATGAAGAACCAAAGAGTGAATCTGGCCAAGGACCCAAAGAGGCAGCAAAGAAAATCTAAGGGTGGGAAAAGCTCCATTTCTGTAACTGAACAGGAAATAGCCCAAGTGGAATTAAACCTTCAAAATGCTACTCTGGGTCTTTCAGGGAAGGAGAAGATCTGCTACTACAAAC TTTCACTGCTACCTCCAGAGAAGCTCACTGCTGAGATCCTGGCTGTCATTTGCGTTGTCCTAGTGGGCTCTGTGTTAAAAATGGTATTAATAGCTCTTATTCCCT ttACAGTAATAAAGAAGCAGGACAATTCTTTCCAGAATGTGAAAACTCAGAAAG CATATGATTGTGGCCGTTGTCCAGAGGAGTGGTTCACATATTCCACCAATTGTTATTACATTAGTAAGGAATTCAAGACTTGGGATGAGAGTTTGATAGCCTGTGCTTCTAAGAGCTCTAGTCTGCTTTACATAGATGATGAAGAAGAAATG AATAGAGGAAATATTATATGGTAG
- the LOC105866290 gene encoding NKG2-C type II integral membrane protein-like (The RefSeq protein has 1 substitution compared to this genomic sequence), which produces MKNQRVNLAKDPKRQQRKSKGGKSSISVTEQEIAQVELNLQNATLDLSGKEKICYYKLSLLPPEKLTAEILAVICVVLVGSVLKMVLIALIPFTVIKKQDNSFQNVKTQKAYDCGRCPEEWFTYSTNCYYISKEFKTWDESLIACASKSSSLLYIDDEEEMKFLGSLSNQAWIGVFRNGSDRPWVSINGSTFNLKIEEILYGRNHCAVLYSSSLHSSGCRSPKTYICKHKL; this is translated from the exons ATGAAGAACCAAAGAGTGAATCTGGCCAAGGACCCAAAGAGGCAGCAAAGAAAATCTAAGGGTGGGAAAAGCTCCATTTCTGTAACTGAACAGGAAATAGCCCAAGTGGAATTAAACCTTCAAAATGCTACTCTGGGTCTTTCAGGGAAGGAGAAGATCTGCTACTACAAAC TTTCACTGCTACCTCCAGAGAAGCTCACTGCTGAGATCCTGGCTGTCATTTGCGTTGTCCTAGTGGGCTCTGTGTTAAAAATGGTATTAATAGCTCTTATTCCCT ttACAGTAATAAAGAAGCAGGACAATTCTTTCCAGAATGTGAAAACTCAGAAAG CATATGATTGTGGCCGTTGTCCAGAGGAGTGGTTCACATATTCCACCAATTGTTATTACATTAGTAAGGAATTCAAGACTTGGGATGAGAGTTTGATAGCCTGTGCTTCTAAGAGCTCTAGTCTGCTTTACATAGATGATGAAGAAGAAATG AAATTTCTGGGCTCCCTTTCAAACCAAGCATGGATTGGAGTCTTTCGTAATGGCAGCGATCGTCCATGGGTGTCTATAAATGGCTCAACTTTCAACCTTAA AATAGAGGAAATATTATATGGTAGAAATCACTGTGCTGTGCTATACTCATCAAGTCTTCACTCAAGTGGATGTAGGTCTccaaaaacatatatttgtaaGCACAAGCTTTAG
- the LOC105866290 gene encoding NKG2-C type II integral membrane protein-like isoform X1, translating to MKNQRVNLAKDPKRQQRKSKGGKSSISVTEQEIAQVELNLQNATLGLSGKEKICYYKLSLLPPEKLTAEILAVICVVLVGSVLKMVLIALIPFTVIKKQDNSFQNVKTQKAYDCGRCPEEWFTYSTNCYYISKEFKTWDESLIACASKSSSLLYIDDEEEMKFLGSLSNQAWIGVFRNGSDRPWVSINGSTFNLKIEEILYGRNHCAVLYSSSLHSSGCRSPKTYICKHKL from the exons ATGAAGAACCAAAGAGTGAATCTGGCCAAGGACCCAAAGAGGCAGCAAAGAAAATCTAAGGGTGGGAAAAGCTCCATTTCTGTAACTGAACAGGAAATAGCCCAAGTGGAATTAAACCTTCAAAATGCTACTCTGGGTCTTTCAGGGAAGGAGAAGATCTGCTACTACAAAC TTTCACTGCTACCTCCAGAGAAGCTCACTGCTGAGATCCTGGCTGTCATTTGCGTTGTCCTAGTGGGCTCTGTGTTAAAAATGGTATTAATAGCTCTTATTCCCT ttACAGTAATAAAGAAGCAGGACAATTCTTTCCAGAATGTGAAAACTCAGAAAG CATATGATTGTGGCCGTTGTCCAGAGGAGTGGTTCACATATTCCACCAATTGTTATTACATTAGTAAGGAATTCAAGACTTGGGATGAGAGTTTGATAGCCTGTGCTTCTAAGAGCTCTAGTCTGCTTTACATAGATGATGAAGAAGAAATG AAATTTCTGGGCTCCCTTTCAAACCAAGCATGGATTGGAGTCTTTCGTAATGGCAGCGATCGTCCATGGGTGTCTATAAATGGCTCAACTTTCAACCTTAA AATAGAGGAAATATTATATGGTAGAAATCACTGTGCTGTGCTATACTCATCAAGTCTTCACTCAAGTGGATGTAGGTCTccaaaaacatatatttgtaaGCACAAGCTTTAG